Proteins from one Aquipuribacter hungaricus genomic window:
- a CDS encoding peptide chain release factor-like protein has protein sequence MLAWRFSRSSGPGGQGVNTADSRVELSVRPLEVPGLSDVQRDRLAQRLEGRLVGGVLTVVASEHRQQRQNRQAARERLASALRQAVAPPPRA, from the coding sequence ATGCTGGCCTGGCGCTTCAGCCGGTCGTCCGGCCCCGGGGGGCAGGGCGTCAACACCGCGGACAGCCGGGTCGAGCTGTCGGTGCGCCCGCTGGAGGTCCCCGGGCTGTCGGACGTGCAGCGGGACCGGCTCGCGCAGCGGCTCGAGGGGCGGCTCGTCGGCGGCGTGCTCACCGTCGTCGCGTCCGAGCACCGCCAGCAGCGGCAGAACCGGCAGGCGGCCCGGGAGCGCCTGGCGTCGGCGCTGCGGCAGGCCGTCGCGCCGCCCCCCCGGGCC